Proteins co-encoded in one Candidatus Binatia bacterium genomic window:
- a CDS encoding energy transducer TonB, whose translation MRATTLERVPMGASDLKAHGQRIFRRALMISCAVHLALIGIYLATKLYHPPDEVAYTGRVIRMETLPPPPPLSSAPPPPVISTPNIAKPTIGTPVPVPDAQAPEQTIMTQQELSQSIAPVSGYGQAGKDSLVIKADDTPSEGEFVYFEDPPTPVSKVDPVYPEMAREAQIQGQVILHVLVGKDGRVKDVKVKRSVNYLDAAATDAVKKWVFKPALSQNKPVAVWVEIPINFHF comes from the coding sequence ATGAGAGCGACGACCCTCGAACGCGTCCCGATGGGCGCGTCCGATCTCAAGGCCCATGGGCAGCGCATTTTCCGGCGCGCGCTGATGATCTCCTGCGCCGTGCACCTTGCCCTGATCGGGATCTATCTCGCCACCAAGCTCTACCACCCGCCGGACGAGGTGGCCTACACGGGACGCGTGATCCGGATGGAGACGCTGCCGCCGCCGCCGCCCCTCTCCTCGGCGCCGCCGCCGCCGGTGATCAGCACGCCCAACATCGCCAAGCCGACCATCGGAACGCCGGTGCCGGTGCCGGACGCGCAGGCGCCCGAGCAGACGATCATGACGCAGCAGGAGCTTTCCCAGTCGATCGCGCCCGTGAGCGGCTATGGCCAGGCGGGCAAGGACTCGCTGGTCATCAAGGCCGACGACACGCCGAGCGAGGGGGAGTTCGTCTATTTCGAAGACCCTCCGACGCCGGTATCGAAGGTCGACCCCGTGTACCCGGAGATGGCCCGTGAGGCGCAGATCCAGGGACAGGTGATCCTCCACGTGCTGGTCGGCAAGGACGGCCGCGTGAAGGACGTGAAGGTCAAGCGCAGCGTCAATTACCTGGACGCCGCGGCCACCGACGCCGTGAAGAAGTGGGTGTTCAAGCCGGCGCTCAGCCAGAACAAGCCGGTCGCGGTCTGGGTGGAGATTCCGATCAACTTCCACTTCTGA
- a CDS encoding biopolymer transporter ExbD: protein MTPMVDVAFLLLIFFMCTTVFRKPQALEINLPPDPKAQVQIAQSNVMTLRMIADADTTKGVRAFWKIGDQPFQLAQFNQLEKTFEVEGKKNPKLVVLVKIDRQVKYKYMVNLIDQLQFAELNRFSLAPLEPKEKQEVEAL from the coding sequence ATGACCCCGATGGTCGACGTGGCGTTCCTGCTCCTGATCTTCTTCATGTGCACGACGGTGTTCCGCAAGCCGCAGGCGCTGGAGATCAACCTGCCGCCCGATCCCAAGGCGCAGGTCCAGATCGCGCAGTCGAACGTCATGACCCTCCGCATGATCGCGGACGCGGACACGACCAAGGGCGTGCGGGCGTTCTGGAAGATCGGCGACCAGCCGTTCCAGCTCGCCCAGTTCAATCAGCTCGAGAAGACCTTCGAAGTGGAAGGGAAGAAGAATCCCAAGCTGGTCGTGCTGGTGAAGATCGATCGCCAGGTGAAGTACAAGTACATGGTCAACCTGATCGATCAGCTCCAGTTCGCCGAGCTGAACCGGTTCTCGCTCGCTCCGCTCGAGCCGAAGGAGAAGCAGGAGGTGGAGGCTCTGTGA
- a CDS encoding biopolymer transporter ExbD, whose translation MAAKKMKRIGIKIDMTPLVDVAFLLLIFFMSTSQFDPPQKVPVSLPDSHSNLKVPESDVFVLSITKDNRLLWQVGKNQQEFTDLASLENLVLDQRRKNPRLRVAIKSDKDSSYGTMEDVMAIMQRTNTITFSLVTDLVASKKTALHS comes from the coding sequence ATGGCCGCGAAAAAGATGAAGCGGATCGGCATCAAGATCGACATGACGCCGCTCGTCGATGTCGCGTTCCTGCTGCTGATCTTCTTCATGTCCACGTCCCAGTTCGATCCGCCGCAGAAGGTCCCGGTCTCGCTGCCGGACAGCCATTCCAACCTGAAAGTCCCGGAGTCGGACGTCTTCGTGCTCTCCATCACCAAGGACAACCGGCTCCTCTGGCAGGTCGGCAAGAACCAGCAGGAGTTCACGGACTTGGCCAGCCTGGAGAACCTCGTGCTGGATCAGCGGAGGAAGAATCCCCGCCTCCGCGTCGCGATCAAGTCCGACAAGGACTCGAGCTACGGCACGATGGAAGACGTCATGGCGATCATGCAGCGGACCAACACGATCACGTTCAGCCTCGTCACCGACCTGGTGGCGAGCAAGAAGACGGCGCTCCACAGCTGA
- a CDS encoding MotA/TolQ/ExbB proton channel family protein, with protein sequence MRQGLFVTIVAVVALGISIAIYNFLPEYIKQGGPLVALLIMLSIMSVTFTLERLFTLMRAKGREPAPTFLRKVRQKIDALDVEGAADLCSKQRGSLANVLRAGLDRYSIVRDAPLDRQAKIQEVQKAMEEANMLEVPLLERNLIALATIASIATMVGLLGTVIGMIRSFAALGHTGSVDAVKLAVGISEALINTAGGLFVAIFSIVLYNVFVTMIDNFNYMMDEATLEVIEVLSIKEASK encoded by the coding sequence GTGAGACAGGGTTTGTTCGTCACCATCGTCGCGGTGGTCGCGCTGGGGATTTCGATCGCCATCTACAATTTCCTGCCGGAGTACATCAAGCAGGGCGGTCCCCTCGTGGCGTTGTTGATCATGCTCTCGATCATGTCGGTCACCTTCACGCTGGAGCGTCTCTTCACGCTCATGCGCGCGAAGGGCCGTGAGCCAGCCCCCACGTTCCTCCGCAAGGTGCGCCAGAAGATCGACGCGCTGGATGTCGAGGGCGCCGCGGACCTGTGCTCCAAGCAGCGCGGGTCGCTCGCCAACGTGCTGCGCGCCGGCCTCGATCGCTATTCGATCGTCCGGGATGCTCCGCTCGACCGCCAGGCCAAGATCCAGGAAGTGCAGAAGGCGATGGAAGAGGCCAACATGCTCGAGGTGCCGCTGCTCGAGCGGAACCTGATCGCGCTGGCCACGATCGCCTCGATCGCCACGATGGTCGGGCTCCTCGGCACGGTGATCGGGATGATTCGGTCGTTCGCCGCGCTCGGCCACACGGGCTCGGTGGACGCGGTGAAGCTCGCCGTCGGAATTTCCGAGGCGCTCATCAACACCGCCGGCGGCCTCTTCGTGGCCATCTTCTCGATCGTGCTCTACAACGTGTTCGTCACGATGATCGACAACTTCAACTACATGATGGACGAGGCGACGCTGGAAGTGATCGAGGTGCTCTCGATCAAGGAAGCGTCGAAGTAA